A single genomic interval of Alcaligenes sp. SDU_A2 harbors:
- the mfd gene encoding transcription-repair coupling factor, which yields METEKQHSLSLPSTSQVLAALRPGQRYVQTMPPGSGDACLIADLARQHGAPLVVLCADPLAAQRLAEEILLFAPKLRVRQLPDWETLPYDSFSPHQDLISERLRTLHALMMQDVDVLTVPVTTALYRLAPPAFLAAYTFSFRQGDALDEASLRAQLTLANYTHMTQVTAPGEFSIRGGLIDLFPMGSVLPYRLDLFDDEIETIRSFDIDTQRSLYPVKEIQLLPGREFPMDEEARNNFRARFREQFEGDPSRALPYKDVGNGIAFAGIEYYLPLFFEQTATLMDYVPEGSLLITHGDAQTAIQRFQSDTHSRYAFLKNDRERPILPPASLFLSDEQFFNHIKPFSRLNLSSADAAPHPDFEPLPVVAVNRRADDPLAQLRREVHDQRRRTVLCADSAGRRETLLQMLLENDLRPDPDCQSLASFLDSDIPFALIVAPLFHGFALVHGGLSLLTENDLYPTQARTQRGRRRNERSSDVEAMVRDLSELRAGDPVVHAEHGIGRYCGLKEMDLGEGPVEFLHLEYAKGSTLYVPVAQLHLIARYSGADPEHAPLHQLGSGQWDKARRRAARQARDSAAELLALYAQRAARQGFQFKLPLNDYQAFSEGFGFEETPDQADAIQAVVQDMTSGRPMDRLVCGDVGFGKTEVALRAAFLAVANGKQVALLCPTTLLAEQHAQTFADRFADWPVRVAELSRFRSNKETQAAITGLSEGSVDIVIGTHKILSPDVRFKQLGLVIIDEEHRFGVRQKEALKALRAEVDILTLTATPIPRTLGMSLEGIRDFSVIATAPQKRLAIKTFVRREDGSTIREALLRELKRGGQVYFLHNEVETIHNRRARLEELVPEASIAVAHGQMPERELEAVMKGFYQKRYNVLLCTTIIETGIDVPSANTIVIHRADRLGLAQLHQLRGRVGRSHHQAYAYLLTPGEDAITSNAKKRLEAIQAMEELGAGFFLAMHDLEIRGAGEVLGESQSGDIQEVGFSMYSDMLNTAVKALKAGEEPDLDSPFALQCEVNLRTSALLPSSYCPDVNARLGHYKALSHARNEEDLFSIQEELIDRYGPLPEPGEHLLAVHRLRIQAEPLGIVKIDASQAQATVQFSSKPNVDPVSIIELVQKNKQVRLAGPDKLRIEIRDGELVKNRIQAVRGVLASLKREK from the coding sequence ATGGAAACCGAAAAACAGCATTCTCTGTCCCTGCCCAGCACCTCTCAGGTGCTGGCCGCCTTGCGTCCCGGCCAGCGCTATGTGCAAACCATGCCGCCCGGCTCGGGAGACGCTTGCCTGATTGCCGACCTGGCACGCCAGCATGGCGCACCGCTGGTCGTACTGTGCGCCGACCCGCTGGCCGCGCAGCGGCTGGCCGAAGAAATCCTGTTGTTTGCGCCCAAACTGCGCGTACGCCAATTGCCCGATTGGGAAACGCTGCCCTACGACAGCTTCTCACCCCATCAGGATCTGATTTCCGAGCGTCTGCGCACCTTACATGCCCTGATGATGCAGGATGTGGATGTGCTGACAGTCCCTGTCACCACCGCCCTGTACCGCCTGGCACCGCCCGCCTTTCTGGCCGCCTATACCTTCTCGTTCCGCCAGGGCGATGCCCTGGACGAAGCCAGCCTGCGCGCCCAACTGACGCTGGCCAACTACACCCACATGACGCAGGTTACCGCGCCCGGCGAATTCAGCATACGCGGCGGCCTGATCGACCTGTTTCCCATGGGCTCGGTCCTGCCCTACCGCCTGGATCTGTTCGACGACGAGATCGAAACCATACGCAGCTTCGATATCGATACTCAGCGCAGTCTGTATCCGGTCAAAGAAATCCAGCTCCTGCCAGGGCGGGAATTTCCCATGGACGAAGAAGCGCGCAACAATTTCCGGGCGCGCTTTCGCGAACAGTTTGAAGGCGACCCCTCGCGCGCGCTGCCCTACAAAGATGTGGGCAACGGCATTGCCTTTGCGGGCATCGAATACTATCTGCCACTGTTTTTCGAGCAAACGGCCACCTTGATGGACTATGTCCCCGAGGGTAGCCTGCTGATCACTCATGGCGATGCACAAACGGCCATTCAGCGTTTCCAGAGCGACACGCACAGCCGCTATGCCTTTCTGAAGAATGACCGTGAGCGTCCTATCCTGCCGCCTGCCAGCCTGTTTCTGTCGGACGAACAGTTCTTCAACCACATCAAGCCCTTCTCCCGGCTTAACTTGAGCAGTGCCGACGCAGCGCCCCATCCGGACTTCGAGCCGCTGCCTGTGGTCGCCGTGAACCGCCGTGCCGACGATCCGCTGGCCCAACTGCGCCGCGAAGTCCACGATCAGCGTCGCCGTACGGTACTGTGCGCCGATTCTGCAGGCCGACGCGAAACCTTGCTGCAGATGTTGCTGGAAAACGATCTGCGCCCCGACCCCGACTGCCAGAGTCTGGCCTCTTTCCTGGATTCAGACATCCCCTTCGCCCTGATCGTGGCCCCCTTGTTCCACGGCTTCGCCTTGGTGCATGGCGGTCTGAGCCTGCTGACCGAAAACGATCTGTACCCCACGCAGGCGCGCACCCAGCGCGGCCGTCGCCGCAACGAACGCAGCAGCGATGTAGAAGCCATGGTGCGGGATCTGTCGGAACTGCGCGCCGGCGATCCTGTCGTCCATGCCGAACACGGCATAGGCCGCTATTGCGGTCTGAAGGAAATGGACCTGGGCGAAGGCCCGGTCGAATTTCTGCATCTGGAATACGCCAAGGGCAGCACGCTGTACGTGCCCGTGGCGCAACTGCACCTGATTGCGCGTTACAGCGGTGCCGACCCCGAGCATGCGCCGCTGCATCAACTGGGATCGGGGCAATGGGACAAAGCCCGCCGCCGCGCCGCCAGACAGGCACGAGACAGCGCCGCCGAACTGCTGGCCCTGTACGCGCAACGGGCCGCCCGCCAAGGCTTTCAGTTCAAACTTCCCCTGAACGACTACCAGGCCTTCTCCGAAGGCTTCGGCTTTGAAGAAACGCCCGATCAGGCCGACGCCATCCAAGCCGTGGTTCAGGATATGACCTCGGGCCGACCGATGGACCGGCTGGTCTGCGGCGACGTAGGTTTTGGCAAAACCGAAGTCGCCTTGCGAGCCGCCTTCCTGGCCGTGGCCAACGGCAAGCAGGTCGCCCTGCTGTGCCCCACCACCTTGCTGGCCGAACAACACGCACAAACCTTTGCCGATCGCTTCGCCGACTGGCCGGTACGCGTGGCCGAACTTTCCCGCTTCCGTTCCAACAAAGAAACCCAGGCGGCCATTACCGGTCTGAGCGAGGGCAGCGTGGACATTGTCATCGGCACCCACAAAATCCTGTCCCCGGATGTCCGTTTCAAGCAGTTGGGCCTGGTCATCATCGACGAAGAACACCGCTTTGGCGTGCGCCAGAAAGAAGCACTGAAAGCCCTGCGCGCTGAAGTCGATATACTGACGCTGACCGCCACGCCCATTCCGCGCACCCTGGGCATGTCGTTGGAAGGCATACGCGACTTTTCCGTCATCGCCACTGCTCCCCAAAAGCGGCTGGCCATCAAAACCTTCGTGCGCCGCGAGGACGGCAGCACCATACGCGAAGCACTGCTGCGCGAGCTCAAACGCGGCGGTCAGGTCTATTTTCTGCATAACGAAGTAGAAACCATCCACAACCGACGCGCCCGGCTGGAAGAACTGGTTCCCGAAGCCAGCATCGCCGTGGCCCACGGTCAGATGCCCGAGCGCGAATTGGAAGCGGTCATGAAGGGCTTTTATCAGAAGCGCTACAACGTGCTGCTGTGCACCACCATCATCGAAACCGGCATCGACGTTCCCAGCGCCAACACCATTGTCATCCATCGCGCCGATCGTCTGGGCCTGGCCCAATTGCATCAGTTGCGCGGACGTGTGGGACGCTCCCATCACCAGGCTTATGCCTACCTGCTGACACCGGGCGAAGATGCCATCACCAGCAACGCCAAAAAGCGCCTGGAAGCGATTCAGGCCATGGAAGAGCTGGGTGCAGGCTTTTTCCTGGCCATGCACGATCTGGAAATCCGCGGTGCAGGCGAGGTGCTGGGCGAATCCCAATCGGGCGATATCCAGGAAGTGGGCTTTTCCATGTACTCGGACATGCTCAATACCGCCGTCAAGGCGCTCAAAGCCGGCGAGGAGCCCGATCTGGATTCTCCTTTCGCCCTGCAGTGCGAGGTCAATCTACGTACTTCCGCCTTGCTGCCATCGAGCTACTGCCCCGACGTCAATGCGCGCCTGGGCCACTACAAAGCGCTATCGCACGCACGCAACGAAGAAGACTTGTTCAGCATCCAAGAAGAGCTCATCGACCGCTACGGCCCCTTGCCAGAGCCAGGCGAGCACTTGCTGGCCGTCCACCGGCTACGCATTCAGGCCGAGCCACTGGGCATTGTCAAAATCGATGCCAGCCAGGCCCAGGCCACCGTTCAATTTTCAAGCAAACCCAATGTGGACCCGGTCAGCATCATAGAATTGGTACAGAAAAACAAACAGGTACGGCTGGCTGGTCCCGACAAGCTGCGCATCGAAATCCGCGACGGCGAACTGGTCAAAAACCGTATCCAGGCCGTGCGAGGCGTGCTGGCCAGCCTGAAAAGGGAAAAATAA
- the serB gene encoding phosphoserine phosphatase SerB — protein sequence MSHLILQGPRLDRATIEKIAALVQADGVQELGPTAVRLLGADQEQAAQVRVLAQAAQMDLAFLDQIDRLKDMRVLAMDMDSTLINIECIDEIADMAGRKEQVATITEAAMRGEIKDFSESLIRRVAFLEGVSVSDLTRVYQERLQPNPGAERLVATAHAHGVQTLLVSGGFTFFTERMKDRLSLNYAHSNTLEVVDGVLTGKVLGDIVDGQAKARYLQELAAQLGAEPAQCIAIGDGANDLPMMAQAGYSVAYRAKPVVQEQARFALNHSPLDAVLNWFRQDV from the coding sequence ATGTCTCATCTTATTCTTCAGGGGCCGCGCCTGGATCGCGCCACCATAGAAAAAATAGCTGCTTTGGTGCAGGCGGACGGTGTGCAGGAGCTGGGACCGACTGCCGTGCGCCTGTTGGGTGCCGATCAGGAACAGGCCGCACAGGTTCGGGTCTTGGCGCAGGCTGCCCAGATGGATCTTGCGTTTTTGGACCAGATAGATCGTCTCAAGGATATGCGTGTGTTAGCCATGGATATGGACTCCACGCTGATCAATATTGAATGCATTGACGAGATTGCCGATATGGCGGGGCGCAAAGAGCAGGTGGCGACGATCACCGAAGCGGCCATGCGTGGTGAAATCAAGGATTTTTCCGAAAGCCTGATTCGTCGAGTGGCCTTTCTGGAAGGGGTGTCTGTCAGTGATCTGACCCGTGTCTATCAAGAGCGCCTGCAGCCCAATCCTGGTGCCGAGCGTCTGGTGGCTACAGCCCATGCGCATGGCGTTCAGACCCTGTTGGTGTCTGGTGGCTTTACTTTTTTCACAGAACGGATGAAGGACAGGCTTAGCCTGAACTATGCTCACTCCAATACGCTGGAAGTGGTCGATGGCGTGTTGACCGGCAAAGTGCTGGGCGATATTGTGGACGGACAGGCCAAAGCGCGGTATTTGCAGGAATTGGCGGCCCAACTGGGTGCAGAGCCTGCGCAATGCATTGCTATCGGGGATGGTGCCAATGACTTGCCCATGATGGCCCAGGCAGGGTATTCGGTGGCGTACCGGGCTAAACCGGTCGTGCAGGAGCAGGCCCGCTTTGCCTTGAACCATTCGCCTTTGGATGCGGTGCTGAATTGGTTTCGCCAGGACGTGTAA